The segment AAGTTGAAAAATAACCGGGCGCCTGTCAATTACCTTTTTGTGTAAGGAGCTTTACTAATCGATTTTTACGATCTTATGCTGCAAAGCTTTGGCTACTGCTTCGGTACCGCAGCTGACATGAAGTTTACTGTAGATATTACGCAGATGCTTTTTTACCGTGTCAACCACGATATTACTTTTTGCAGCAATCATCTTATAAGAATTACCCTGCACCAGCATTTCGAGAATTTCTTTTTCCCGGTCACTTAAATTAAACGGGTCGCTGGCAGGAAGATTTTGTTTACGGAAGTGTTGAAATACTTTCTGTGCCACAAACGGACTCATGGGTGCACCACCCTGCATTACTTCCAGTAATGATTGTATAAGTTGAACGGGAGATGTGTTCTTTAACAAATAACCATCGGCTCCTGCACAAATGGAATCAAATATTCGGTTATCATCATCAAACACAGTATGCATGACCACTTTTACATGCGGGAATTTGTTCTTGATCTGCCGAACTCCTTCAATGCCACTCATGCCGGGCATATCTATATCCATCACCACAAGATCAGTTCCGCTACTTTCTACCTGCTCTACAGCATGTATGCAATCGGCAAATGCACCAACCACTTTAAAGTTCACTTCATCATCCAACAACATTTCAAGTGATTGACGCAAACGTGCATTATCCTCAAATATCAACAGGCTATAAGGCATAGTGCAAATTATAAACGAACAGGCAAAACTGCAACTACTCATTTGGGTACTATCCCAGCGGCATATCCAGGTTAACAGTTGTTCCTTTACCTGGTTCCGATTCAACTGTAAGCGATGCTTTCAGCAGTGCAGCTCTTTGCTGCATGTTCCGCAAGCCGTTTCCTTCCTTTACTTCATTCATATCAAACCCACCACCATTATCTTTCACTAACAGCTTCATACTGTTTGGACTGATGAGTACTTCCACTTTTGCATTAGTTGCCCTGGAATATTTGACCATGTTATTTACTGCTTCTTTAAAGATCAAGTAAAGATCCCTACGTTGGTCCATTCCCAGTTTTACTTCTGATGCATCCTCAGGAAAATTCATTTCATAGCTGATATTCTTACCATCCATCATGTCGGCTGCGTAACGCTTCATGCGTACAAAAAGATTATTCAGTTCATCGTAGCGTGGATTGATGTTCCATACAATATCACTCAGGCTTTCACTTACATGCTGGATATCATCCGCTGCCTTGCTTAAATATTCTTTTGCTTTATCAGGATCAGTTGCATTTCTTCTTGCGAGTTCAGTGAGTATATTGATGTTGCTCAGCGATGCGCCAATATCATCGTGCAGGTTTCTTGAAATTGAATTGCGCATTTCCTGCAGGTGTACCTGTTCCTCAAGTTTTTTCTTGATCTGGAAACGGTTGAACAATACAACAGCCAATATCAGAATCAATAAAGCTCCTGCAATCAGCAGATTTCGCAGTTGTTTCTGTGCCTGAATCTGCTTATCCTGTAATTCTTTTTCCTGTTGTGCAAGTTTAAGTTGCTGCTGATCATTTCTTGTAACGAGTAATTGCTTTTCCAGCTCTTTATCTTTCTCTTTTAACCGCAGATCCTGTAATTCCTGTTGCTGCATCAGTAAATTAATTTCGCTCTCCTTTTGCTTTGCCAATGAAAGATTGCCAGTGATCACAGCTTTCTGTTTTTCTATTTCCAACTGACGGATACGTTGCTCTGTTTTCAACCGTTCAATTTCAAGATCTTTTTTTTCTGTTTCATACTTTGTTTCAATGTCTGCTATTTTACTGCTCGTTTCCAATGAAACAAGACTATCACGGTACAGGATATGCTTTTTATAATCGTCCAAAGCTTTCGCATAATCTTTGTAATTATTGAAAAATGCTGAACGGAAATAATACCCATCCCGAATATTCATACGTGAATTGATTCTTGTTGCCAGGTTGATGGCCTTATTATAGAACGATACAGCTCCTGCACTGTCGTTCACTTCTTTTGAACTGGAAAGAATCGCAGCAGAAATATACCTGCGTGACAGCATCACATTGTCGCCTGTTTGCTCTAGAATTGCAATAGCTTTCTTTTCATAACCGAGTGCTTCATTATTTTTTCGTTGCCGGTTCATTAATAACACCATGCTGGTATAAGCATGTGCCAGTTTGTTTTTTGAACCGCTCAGGCCTGCAAACTTCAATCCCAACTCACCATAATGTTGTGCCTGTTGAAATGAATCGGCAAACAGATATATCTGTGAAAGATTATTGTAGGTTGTAGAAAGCTCATCGTAATTACCAATCCGTTCCCGGATCACTACTGCACGTTTTCCATACATTATTGCTTCCTGTTTTTTACCCAACTCGTAATACAAACCGGCGATATTATTCAATGTTTGTGCAATGCCATCATCATCGTCCAGCTTCTCATACAATGTGAGCGCTTTCGTTTGCCAGAGCATTTGATTTTCAAAGTCACCCATTTCCATAAATGCCTGCCCCATGCTATTGTATACGGATGCAGTATTAGATGACTGTTCAAGTTCATAAGCCGATTTCAATGATTTTTCGAACAATGCAACTGCTTCCTCATGTTTTGAAAAATAACTTGCGTGTAAACCCATCTGGTGATAAACAGCGGCAAGTAACGGACCATCATTTAATTGCAATGCGATTTTTAATGCCAACGAATCGTAGTGAATTGCCTCTTTATTCTCTGATTGTTTGAACAACAGTTCAGCTTTTTTTAAAACAGCATAACCTTCACCTCGTTCAAATTTTAATTTTCTGCTTTGCTCCACAGCGGTTGAATTTATTTTCAAAGCAGAATCAATCCGGCCAACAGCAGCCAGTTCATCGGCACGTGCAATTAATGTATAAACGGAGAGCGTATCTTTTGTGTTATTTTTTTGGGCATACAAATTACCGACATACAAGTATAAAAAAGTAAGCAGGAAAAGGTGCACATTTCGAAGATGCATAAATTGCCTTTTAAAAACTGTAAGTTAAAACATTGCCGTGGCAGTTCATAGTACCGCTTTGGGTACTTGATTTTCGTAAATTTGTAAAATGCAAGAGGCAATGAACAGGCTGGTTTTATTTGATGGCGTTTGCAACTTCTGTAATTTCTGGATACAGTTTGCATTAAAGCGAGATAAGAAAGGAAAGTTGACCTTTGGTTCACTGCAAGGCGAAACGGCGCAACGGATATTACCACAGTATAACATCGACCCTTTGGTTATTACTTCTGTTATTTTTATTGAAGATGGTATTGCCTACCGTGAATCGACTGCAGCATTGAAAGTGTGCAGGCATTTAGATGGTGGTTGGAAATTGTTGTATGCACTCATTGTTATTCCAGCATTTATCAGAGATGGTATTTATAAATGGATCGGTAAGAACCGTTACAAATGGTTTGGCAAACAGGAAAGCTGTATGTTACCAACACCAGATCAAAGACAACGATTTGTTGATTGAAAAAAAGAGGCCGTATCAAAATAATGATACGGCCTCTTTTTTTGCTGACTTTCATAGAAGCAACCCTCAATATGTTGGGTCACTGTTGAGTCTACTTTTAAACCAGTGATGATTTTACAACCATTAGCGTTTAATTTATGCCAACGATTTTTCCTGTTTTGATGATACCATTAATACTAACCTTATAAAAAATAGTACCGTTGAATTTTAACCCTGTGTTTGGAACAAATACCTGTTCATGAGCTTTCACCTGTTGCTCGCCGGCATAAATTCTTGCACCTGTCATTGTAAAATATTCAATGGTTATTTTTCCGGCAACCGGCGATTGAACTCGTAAACTGAATGTTCCCTGGTGAGGATTGGGAAATGCGCCCACTTCAAGACTTTCAATGAGCAGGTTATTTTCCAATCTCACAATCGGCTGTTCAGTAATAACTGCGGATGATGATTTTG is part of the Lacibacter sediminis genome and harbors:
- a CDS encoding response regulator, which produces MPYSLLIFEDNARLRQSLEMLLDDEVNFKVVGAFADCIHAVEQVESSGTDLVVMDIDMPGMSGIEGVRQIKNKFPHVKVVMHTVFDDDNRIFDSICAGADGYLLKNTSPVQLIQSLLEVMQGGAPMSPFVAQKVFQHFRKQNLPASDPFNLSDREKEILEMLVQGNSYKMIAAKSNIVVDTVKKHLRNIYSKLHVSCGTEAVAKALQHKIVKID
- a CDS encoding tetratricopeptide repeat-containing sensor histidine kinase — encoded protein: MHLRNVHLFLLTFLYLYVGNLYAQKNNTKDTLSVYTLIARADELAAVGRIDSALKINSTAVEQSRKLKFERGEGYAVLKKAELLFKQSENKEAIHYDSLALKIALQLNDGPLLAAVYHQMGLHASYFSKHEEAVALFEKSLKSAYELEQSSNTASVYNSMGQAFMEMGDFENQMLWQTKALTLYEKLDDDDGIAQTLNNIAGLYYELGKKQEAIMYGKRAVVIRERIGNYDELSTTYNNLSQIYLFADSFQQAQHYGELGLKFAGLSGSKNKLAHAYTSMVLLMNRQRKNNEALGYEKKAIAILEQTGDNVMLSRRYISAAILSSSKEVNDSAGAVSFYNKAINLATRINSRMNIRDGYYFRSAFFNNYKDYAKALDDYKKHILYRDSLVSLETSSKIADIETKYETEKKDLEIERLKTEQRIRQLEIEKQKAVITGNLSLAKQKESEINLLMQQQELQDLRLKEKDKELEKQLLVTRNDQQQLKLAQQEKELQDKQIQAQKQLRNLLIAGALLILILAVVLFNRFQIKKKLEEQVHLQEMRNSISRNLHDDIGASLSNINILTELARRNATDPDKAKEYLSKAADDIQHVSESLSDIVWNINPRYDELNNLFVRMKRYAADMMDGKNISYEMNFPEDASEVKLGMDQRRDLYLIFKEAVNNMVKYSRATNAKVEVLISPNSMKLLVKDNGGGFDMNEVKEGNGLRNMQQRAALLKASLTVESEPGKGTTVNLDMPLG
- a CDS encoding thiol-disulfide oxidoreductase DCC family protein, encoding MNRLVLFDGVCNFCNFWIQFALKRDKKGKLTFGSLQGETAQRILPQYNIDPLVITSVIFIEDGIAYRESTAALKVCRHLDGGWKLLYALIVIPAFIRDGIYKWIGKNRYKWFGKQESCMLPTPDQRQRFVD